In Hydra vulgaris chromosome 06, alternate assembly HydraT2T_AEP, a genomic segment contains:
- the LOC100207689 gene encoding uncharacterized protein LOC100207689 isoform X2, with amino-acid sequence MADSPAHSHEVDPDPGRLHYRDHNIYLNFINSYGRLPANHPLTIHQKALFVFWITTALFWIIIQLKKVLKHLISSTGQPHDNINKKSPGKFLSSHNLQLVNPKHQTEKLSRLFKSPSKQISPSCSPSKRKDYLDPEAFNISLTKVDCDNVTIKVEKINEKNAIVTKSREEINLSSPKKDKEGAVFKVHIAKLKSGFLKLCTSQDKEQPSFEKFLLKMFIFGWFMFYIFLSDFLHMWPKVNKQYSRDMFVFLFFVLVFVAVIFTIRKTKDKFLNRDQTEEWKGWMQVQFVWYHYFDANETFNSIRCYVGAYVWMTGFGNYIYFSSQKDYSIFRLLKMLFRLNFLVFCVMAMVNHEFVRYYICAMHTYWFLSVWGVMVVLNRYNDNPKFMLLKFFIYFAINALIFNLPGASDFIFAPFIWILHDKDGTLRYWKYRAWLDHWSTLIGMFVAFNFERLEGFFKSLDNDDTFAKKQRVALRAFITAFLLAIFAVWFYFILLKSKKDYLDLHPFTSPVPIVIYIMLRNIHPVLRTHYMNLFSWLGKITLETYLSQIHIYMMGDAKNILVYLPQYPMLNFAFATIVYIAFSYALFHLTVFFSSYIFPRNILVVTKNLLLGGLWLGLCYALVYILTKQLIWSSPHTGLEFLRWNITKY; translated from the exons ATGGCAGACAGTCCTGCTCATTCTCATGAAGTTGATCCTGATCCTGGAAGGTTACACTATAGAGATCATAATATTTACTTAAACTTTATCAATTCTTATGGAAG actacCTGCAAACCATCCATTGACTATTCATCAGAAAGCTTTGTTTGTCTTTTGGATTACCACTGCTTTGTTTTGgattattatacaattaaaaaaagttttaaaacatttaatcagTTCCACGGGGCAGCCTCATgacaacattaataaaaaatcccCTGGAAAATTTTTATCTAGCCACAATCTACAGTTAGTTAATCCCAAGCATCAAACTGAAAAACTTTCAAGACTTTTTAAAAGTCCTTCAAAACAAATTTCACCAAGTTGCAGTCCGTCGAAAAGGAAAGATTATTTAGACCCAGAAGCATTCAATATTTCTTTGACCAAAGTAGATTGTGATAATGTAACGATCAAAGttgagaaaataaatgaaaaaaatgcaattgtTACTAAATCAAGAGAagaaataaatttgtcatctccaaaaaaagacaaagaag gtGCAGTTTTTAAAGTTCACATAGCAAAGTTGAAATCAGGTTTTTTGAAACTCTGCACTTCACAAGATAAAGAGCAGCCATCTTTTGAAAAGTTTCTgctgaaaatgtttatttttggctggtttatgttttacatttttctttcaGACTTTTTGCATATGTG gccAAAAGTCAACAAACAATATTCTCGTgacatgtttgtttttttgttttttgtcttGGTTTTTGTTGCAGTTATCTTTACAATCCGTAAGACgaaagataagtttttaaatcgAGATCAAACTGAAGAGTGGAAAGGATGGATGCAG gtGCAATTTGTCTGGTATCATTACTTTGATGCAAATGAAACATTTAATTCTATTAGATGTTATGTTGGTGCCTATGTTTGGATGACTGGTTTTG gTAACTACATTTACTTTTCATCCCAAAAAGATTATTCTATATTTCGTTTATTGAAAATGTTGTTTCGATTAAATTTTCTTGTGTTTTGTGTAATGGCAATGGTAAATCATGAGTTTGTTCGATATTACATTTGTGCAATGCATACTTATTGGTTCCTATCTGTATGGGGTGTAATGGTTGTTTTGAACCGGTATAATGAC aatccAAAATTCatgctattaaaattttttatatactttgcAATAAACGCTTTAATATTTAATCTTCCTGGGGCTTCAGATTTTATCTTTGCTCCATTTATTTGGATTTTACATGATAAAGATGGTACTCTAAGATATTGGAAGTATCGGGCAtg GTTGGATCACTGGTCTACACTAATTGGAATGTTTGTCGCTTTTAATTTTGAACGTTTAGAAGgttttttcaaaagtcttgATAATGACGATACATTTGCAAAAAAGCAACGTGTTGCTTTGCGAGCATTTATTACAGCCTTTTTGCTTGCTATTTTTGCCGTATGGTTTTACTTTATACTGCTTAAGTcgaaaaaagattatttagatTTGCACCCTTTCACATCACCTGTCccaattgttatatatataatgctacGGAACATTCATCCTGTCCTTCGCACACACTATATGAACTTATTTTCATGGTTAGGAAAAATTACATTGGAAACTTACTTGTCCCAAATACACATTTACATGATGGGAGATGCTAAAAATATACTAGTTTACTTACCGCAATATCCGATGCTGAATTTTGCTTTTGCAACCATTGTTTATATTGCCTTTTCGTACGCCCTCTTTcatttaacggttttttttagCAGCTACATTTTTCCGAGAAATATTCTCGTAGTAACAAAAAATCTTCTACTTGGTGGATTGTGGTTAGGTTTGTGTTACGCcctagtttatattttaactaaacagTTAATATGGTCTTCTCCGCATACTGGATTAGAATTTTTGAGGTGGAACATTACTAAATATTGA